One genomic region from Homalodisca vitripennis isolate AUS2020 chromosome 6, UT_GWSS_2.1, whole genome shotgun sequence encodes:
- the LOC124365395 gene encoding uncharacterized protein LOC124365395, whose translation MSDLVESMLQTLKVQRNVNSGIKEGLPKLTDQLQQMMDLNLRRLNQRTGTSEKKLPGRKRARRASCPSPEEKSPSDQRPTISTMERATQVSPRGLTRPQDASERELPPDSMPSECFRCLGYGHSSRNCKGPDRSKNCLRCGGNDHKRKDCDKSCCFLCKDKGLGGNSLGHIPGSGKCSIVKAALEEVKKKVS comes from the coding sequence ATGTCGGACCTTGTGGAGTCAATGTTACAGACCCTCAAGGTCCAAAGAAACGTAAACTCTGGAATAAAAGAGGGCCTCCCTAAATTAACGGACCAGCTCCAACAGATGATGGATCTGAATCTAAGAAGGCTGAACCAGAGAACTGGCACTTCTGAAAAGAAGTTACCTGGCCGTAAGCGAGCTCGGAGGGCGTCCTGTCCAAGCCCTGAGGAGAAGAGCCCTAGCGACCAGAGGCCAACAATTAGCACGATGGAGAGGGCGACGCAGGTCTCTCCAAGAGGACTGACCAGGCCCCAGGATGCCTCTGAGAGGGAATTACCTCCTGATTCCATGCCATCTGAGTGCTTCCGCTGCCTCGGGTACGGTCATTCCTCCAGAAACTGCAAGGGGCCCGACCGGAGTAAAAACTGTCTTCGGTGTGGCGGAAACGACCACAAGAGGAAGGATTGTGATAAGTCCTGCTGCTTCCTCTGCAAAGATAAGGGCCTCGGCGGGAACTCTCTGGGGCATATTCCTGGTTCTGGAAAGTGCAGCATTGTCAAAGCTGCACTTGAAGAGGTAAAGAAGAAAGTCTCGTAG
- the LOC124365396 gene encoding piggyBac transposable element-derived protein 2-like — protein MCEKNLNLHEILTMLEDEEIQVPPDEEIGVYIQPPINANDDVTDEDSGDEDMTSIHHLPGNQLLAPAEVSPRI, from the exons ATGTGCGAAAA gaactTGAACCTTCATGAAATTTTGACGATGCTAGAAGATGAAGAGATCCAAGTGCCACCTGATGAAGAAATTGGCGTATATATTCAGCCACCAATCAATGCAAATGATGATGTCACTGATGAGGATTCTGGGGATGAGGACATGACTTCAATCCATCATCTTCCAGGAAACCAACTATTGGCCCCGGCTGAAGTTTCCCCAAGAATTTGA